DNA sequence from the Salinibacter grassmerensis genome:
CTCTCCGGCATTCACCAGCTCTCGGGGCTCTACGCCCAGAATACGAAGACCCTGCGCACGTACTACGACCAGATCGACCAAGACGAGCTGACCGTCTACCGGGGCTATCGACCGACCCCGGAGGATCGCCTGCGGCGCCACGTCATCATGCAGCTCATGTGCAACGCCGAGGTGCAGAAGGCGGCGGTCGAGGCTCGGTTTGAGGTCGACTTCGACGCCCACTTCGGCGAGGCCCTCGACCGCCTGCACCCGCTGGAGCAGGACGGGCTCGTCGCGCTGAGCCCAGACGCGATCCGTGTGCGTCCGCCGGGGCGCCTGCTGGTCCGCAACGTGGCCGCGGCCTTCGACGCGTACTTGCACGACGCCGCTCCAGACACGCAGCCCGCCTATTCCGACAGCGTTTGACGCCCACAGTCCACTCACGCTTCTGCTTCCACATTGACCTGATTCCCAATGACCGCTTCCACCGCACTTGCCCCGTCCACCGCGCCCAACATCATTCAGGGCGGGATGGGCATCGGAGTTTCCAGCTGGCGCCTCGCCCGCCGCGTGGCCCGGCGGGGCGAAATTGGCGTCATATCCGGCACCGGCATCGACTCCGTGGTCGTGCGCGAGCTCCAGGAGGGCGACCCCCACGACCGGCGCCGAATGCTTGCCGAGTACCCCGACGACGAGATCGCGGGTCACCTGATTGACCGGTTCTACCGGCCGGAGGGGATGCCGCCGGGCGAGTCCTACGACCTGCTCAATATGCAGGGCTTCGAGCCCTCCATCCGCGCCCAGCGCATCCTCGCGGCGGCGACCTACACGGAAGTCCGGCTCGCGGCGGAGGGGCACGAGGGAACGGTCGGCATGAACCTCCTGGCGAAGCTGAAGCGCTACACGCTGCCCTGCATCTACGGCGCGCTGCTGGCGGGCGTCGACATCGTCTCCATCGGGGCGGGGATCCCCCTGGAGGAGGCCCGTCAAATCCCGAAGCTGGCGGCGGGCGAGCCGGCGGCCCTGCGGCTGGACGTGGACACGAGCCAGGCGCCGGATGGCGAGGACACCGCCGACGACACCTATGTGTACCGGTTCGACCCGGCCGACGTGCTCGGGCCCGCGCCCCCGACCCTCGATCGTCCCCTGTTTCTACCCATCATCTCGTCCGACGCGCTGGCCCGCATCATGGACGCCAAGCTGCCGGACGAGCGCGTGGATGGATGGGTCGTGGAGGGCCCCGTAGCGGGCGGGCACAATGCCCCACCTCGAAACAAGAACTACACCGAGGACGGCACGCCGCTGTACGACGAGCGCGACGAGGCGGACCTGGAGGCGATCCGATCCCTCGGCAAGCCGTTCTACCTCGCGGGCGGATACGGCTCGCCCGAGGGGCTCCGGGCTGCCCACGAGGCCGGGGCTGCCGGCATCCAGGTGGGATCGCTCTTCTCCCTCGCCGACGAGTCCGGCTACCCGCCCAGCACCACGCGCCGCCTCATTCGGGGGCTGCACAACGGGGAGATTGAGGTCAGCACCGACGGGCGCGCCTCTTCCACCGGCTTTCCGTTCAAGGTGCTCACCGCCGACGGCACGTTGGCCGACGCGGAGGTACGCGAACGGCGGGCCCGCATCTGCGACCTCGGCTACCTGCGCGAGCCGTACCTCGACGAGGAGGGACGCCTGATGGGCCGGTGTCCCGCGGAGCCGGTCAAAACCTATACCAGCCGCGGGGGCGACCGGGAGGAGACGGAGGGCCGGGCCTGCCTCTGCAACGCACTGATGGCCAACATCGGGCTTGGGCAGCAGCGCGGGACCCGTGCGGAGCCGCCCCTCTTCACCGGGGGCGACGCACTGGAAGACCTCCCGCTCGGGTCGGCGGAGGATCCGCAGTACGACGCAGACGACGTGCTCAACTATCTGTACGAAGACGTTCGCCCCCCTCGTGTGTCGAGCCCGTTACGACGGCCGCAGCCGGCCGATTGACGGGGGCTCAGGCGTCCTGGATGGGGAACGCTGACAGAGTGGACCGGTGCGTATCATGTTATGCACCCGTCCCGTGTCGACTCCGCAGCGCTCCTTTCACGGCCCCAACGTCCAGATGCTGCTCTCAAAAAGCTGTGAGTACGGATTGCGCGCGATGCTGTACCTGGGGACCCTCGATCAGGAGGCAGCAGAGGCGGATGAGGGCTCCGGCGCCACCCGTGAGTACGTCTCGATCCAGACCGTCAGCGACGACCTGGAAATCGGCTTCTCGTTCCTGACGAAGGTCTTCCAGCAGCTCAACGATGCGGGGCTTCTGACCTCGAAGCGTGGCCCGGGCGGTGGGGTAGCCCTCACCCGTGCGCCGGGCGCTACCAGTCTGTACGAAATCGTGGTGGCCATCGACGGGAATGACCTGTTTCAGGAGTGCGTGCTGGGCCTGCCGGGCTGCGGGGAGGCCGAGCCGTGCCCCCTCCACGAGCACTGGACCGAGGAGCGCGACCGCATGAAGACAACCTTTCAGCGGACGACGCTGAGCGAGGTGCCGGACGTGCGTCTCACGCCGTTCATCGACGACCTGGCGGAGGCCGAAGAGGCCTCGACGTAGGCCTGCCGCGTGCTTCGGCGGAGCCCATGTCTAGCCCGTGTCTCATACGAGCCGGTCGCGAATCTCAGAGGCGTAGGAGCGGCTCACCCGGACGGTGGTGCCGTCGTCGAGCACGGCCTTGTACCCACCCGAGCCGTCGCTGTAGAGGTGGTCGATGGCCGGGAAGGCAAGAATGTGAGAGCGGTGGACGCGCATGAATCGCGTTGGGGCAAGGCGGTCCTCCAACGCGCCGATGCCCATCGACGACAGGTGGGTCGTCTCGTCGGTGTGGAGCTTCGAGTAGTCGCCCGCCGCCTCCACCCATCGAACGTCGTCGGGGTCGACCGGGATGATTTTGTCGCCGCGGCGCACGTAGAGCCGCTCGGGCGGTTCGTCGGCGTCGGCCCTGGCCTCCTGCAGCAGCGTCGCCAGCTGATCGGCGTACGCGTCGTCGTCCCGGTCGTGGCGCTCCAGCGCCCGCTCCACGGCGGTTCGGAAGCGGGCCTTGGTGTACGGCTTCAAAAGATAGTCCACTGCCCCCGCCTCAAAGGCCTCGATCGCGTACTCGTCGTAGGCGGTGGAAAAGATGATGTCCGGCAGCGTGTCGACCCGTTCCAGCACGTCAAAGCCGTCGAGGCCGGGCATCTGTACGTCGAGGAAGACGAGGTCGGGGGCCTTCTCGTTGATGGCCTCAATGGCCGCCCGTCCCGTTCCGCACTCGCCGAGGATTTCGATGCGGTCCACCTCCTGCAGGTACTCCTGAATCAGGCTGCGGGCGGGCGGTTCGTCGTCGACAATGAGGGTGCGCACAGGCTCGGGCGGAGACTAGAAAAAGGGAGGCGCGGTGAGGTGAGGAATGGTCAAGAATCGGTGGTGCCGTTTCGGGGGATGGAGAACCAGACCCTGAAGCCGGTCGGGTTGTTCTGGGCAGTGCGGAGGGCCGCGTCGGGGCCGTAGGTGTGTTCCAGTCGTGCGGTGGTGGTGGCGAGGCCGGTGCCATCCGTCGAGCCCGAGAGCGGGTCCTCGGCGTCGGGGCCCACGCCGGTGTCTGCCACGTGCACGTCGAGCTCGTCGTTCTCGGCGGTTACCTCCACCGTGACGGAGCCGCCCTCCTCGCTCGGGGCAATGCCGTGGCGGAGCGCATTTTCCACGAGGGGCTGCAGCACCATCGGCGGCACCGGCGTGTCCAGGGCGTCGGTGTCGGCGTCGACGTCCATCCGGGCCCGCAGCCGATCCGAAAAGCGGTGCCGCTCCAGGTCGAGGTACCGGCGGGTGAAGGCGATTTCTTCCCGCAGCGGAACGAACTCACGATCCGGGCCCTCGAGGGCGTACCGCATCATGCCGGAGAGCTTCGCGATCATATTCCGGGCCTGCTCCGGGTCCCGGCGGAGCGTTGCGCTAATCGAGTTCAGGGTGTTGAACAGAAAGTGCGGGTTGACCTGGGCCTTGAGGGCGGCGACCTGTTGCTCGCGGGCCATGGCCAGAAGCTCGGTGGTTTGCCGCTCCTTCTGCCGGAGGCGCTGGACGTTCCGCACCAGGTGGTAGAGGGCAAACTGGATGGCGTAGACCGTCAGGTTGCCGAACAGGACCCATTGGTACTGGGCCCCAATCTCCGCCGCGATGCTGGGGGCAAACACGGCCCGAACGACGAACAGGTACGACTCGAGCCCGCCCCAGGCGTAGAGGGGGCCGAGGGTCAGGTGCGCGCCGAGCACCCATCCCCAACCCGTACGATCCATTTCGCGCACCGTGACCCACCAGACCGGTACGCTGTAAAGGCCGAGGATAAGAACAAAGGCAATCTGCCCGGCGAGGAGGCCAACGAAGGGGGCGTTGGGCTCCTGCTGAGCGATAAAGAACGTGTAGAGGAGCGCGTAGAGCGTCCAGCCCACCGCGGCCAGTCCGATCCCTGTCCAGGTGATGTGCGGCTTGGGTGGGGCCTGGGTGTCGATGTCCTCCAGGGAGGCATCGAGGTCGGTTGAAGAGGGCACCGACGACATGTCTGCTCAGTGTATTGGGAGGGAGTCGTCTCGTCGAGGTGCGTTACGACCACCGGAAGGCCCACGCCGCCACGACGGCACTCGCGAGGCCCATTCCTGCAAGGACGAGCCCCGCCGTCCCGTTCCACTGGCCGTGGAGCCAGGCGTCCTGCAGGAGGCGGGTGACGTGGGTGAGTGGCAGGGCGAGGCTCACGGTCACCAGCCAGTCGGGGAAGAGAAACTGCGGAAGGGCCGCCCCCGAGAGGAACAGCATGGGGAAGAAGAGCGCCATGCCAACCGACTGCGCCGCGCGGGCTGTGGGCATCAGGGCACCGAGCAGGAAACCGAGGCTCAGGAAGGCGATGCCGGCGAACAGCAGCGCACCGATTGCCAGCAGAAAAGAGGACGGCAGGGGCACGGCGTACGCGATGGTGGCGGCGACGAGGAGCAGGGCCGTGCTCACGAGTAGCATCACGAGGTTCACGGCGGCCTGTGTCCCCAGCACGGTCGTCGGACGGAGCGGAGTTACGCGAAATCGGCGGAGAATGCCCTGGTCGCGCTGCGTCGCCAGCGTGATGGGCAGGCTTAGTAGGCCGAGGGAGCCGATCGTAAGGGCCACGTAGCCGGGAATAGCGCGCGTGGTATAGCCGACGTCGCCGGGGGCGGAGGCGGGGCCGTTGCCAAAGATGGCACCGAACGCGAACAGCAGGAGCAGGGGGAAGCCCAGCGTGAAAAACGTGGCGGACGGTTCCCGCAGAAAAAGTTTCGACTCGGTCCAGGTGAGCGTGAGGAAGGCCTTCATCGGCTTGAGCGTATCGGTTGGACGAGACTGCGGGTGGAGGGGGCAACTCGTCCCGATGGTTGAGGGGAGAGATGCGACATGATGCGTTACGAGGGGGGTGGAGTGAACCGCTTTTTTGTGTGTGCCTCAGAGGAGGAGAACGCGGACGAGTCGTCCGTGAGGGCGAAGAAAACGTCTTCCAGGGTGGCGCGCTCGGCGTGCAGGTCGTTCGGGAGGACGTCCGCGCTGGCGAGACGGTGCACGACGGTCGTTAGTAGGTCATCCCCGCCCCGCGCTTGCACGTGGCCGTCCACGACCTCCACGCTCTGCACGCCGTCCGTCGTGCGCAGGGAGTCTGGATCCAAATCGGACGGCGCGTCGAACCAGACCCGGTACGATGCGTCGAGCCGATCGATGAGGGCCTCCGGTGTATCGAGGGCGACACACTGCCCCTCATCCATCATGGCCACCCGGTCGCAGAGCGCCTGGGCCTCGTCCATAAAGTGCGTGACGAGAATGACGGTGGTGCCGGATGCCTGGACCTCGCGCAGCAGCTCCTGCGTGCCCCGACGAGCCTCCGGGTCGAGCCCCGTCGAGATCTCGTCGAGCACCACGAGGTCGGGATTATGCACCAGCGCGAGGGCTACGAAGAGCCGTTGCTTCTGGCCGCCGGAGAGGGCGCCAAAGGCCGCGTCGTGCTTGTCCGTCAAGCCCCAGCGGTCGAGGAGTGTGGCAGGGTCGGTCGTCGTCGGGTAGAAAGAGGCAAAGAGATCGAGGGCCTCACGGACCGTGATGCGGTCGGGCAGGGCGGCCTCCTGCAGCTGAGCCCCAACCCGACGGTAAAACTGCTTGGGCGACGCCTGCTGCGGGTCCATGCCGAGCACGCGCACGGTGCCCGTGTCGGGTCGGCGCAGGCCCAGGGCGCACTCGACGGCGGTTGTTTTGCCCGCGCCGTTGGGGCCGATGAGGCCGAAGATCTCGTCCGTCTCGACCTTTAGGGACAGGTCGTCGACGGCGACCGTGGAGCCGTATGCCTTTCGAAGGCCATCGATGGCGAGAGCAGTGTCCATGGCAAGAACGATGAAGGACGAGAAGTGAGGGGCGAGAGGCTCCCTACCCGGTCTGTTCGTTGAGGCGAGGTAGGAGGACGGACTGCACCCAGCCGTAGTCGGGATTGAGGTCGAGCGCGGTCTCGAAGGCCGTGCGGGCCTGGTCGTACCGCCCGGCCTCCAGATGAGCGAGGCCGATCCAGGCGTGCGCCTCGGCGTGGCCCCAGCTGGGCATCAGCGGGTCGTCGGCGGGCGCCTGCTCGGCGAGACGGGCCGCTTTCCTGAACTTCTCCAGGGCTCTCTCTTCATCGCCGCCAAACATGCTGGGTGCGTAGAAATCCGATGTGCCGTCGATGATCCACACGCGCGGATTGTCGGCGCCGTGCTCCTTGGCCTGTTTCATGGCCTCGTTGGCCTTCGGGCCCAGCGACATGCCCTGCATCGGGTTCATGCCCATCATCTGCCCGTAGCACCCCGACAATAGCGCCCAGGCGTCGGCCATCGTGGAGTCGAGCTCCGTGGCGCGCTTGAGGTGGGTGAGGGCGTCTTGAAGGACCTGCTCGCGACGGTCCTCGGCGTCTTCGGAAAGCCGGTTCACGATCCGGTAGTCGGCGAGGGCGGCGTAGTAGTGGGCCAGCGCCGCGCGGTCGGCGCTGTTGGTGGCCTGCTTGGCCAGGGCACGAGCCTGCCTCAGGGAA
Encoded proteins:
- a CDS encoding nitronate monooxygenase — translated: MTASTALAPSTAPNIIQGGMGIGVSSWRLARRVARRGEIGVISGTGIDSVVVRELQEGDPHDRRRMLAEYPDDEIAGHLIDRFYRPEGMPPGESYDLLNMQGFEPSIRAQRILAAATYTEVRLAAEGHEGTVGMNLLAKLKRYTLPCIYGALLAGVDIVSIGAGIPLEEARQIPKLAAGEPAALRLDVDTSQAPDGEDTADDTYVYRFDPADVLGPAPPTLDRPLFLPIISSDALARIMDAKLPDERVDGWVVEGPVAGGHNAPPRNKNYTEDGTPLYDERDEADLEAIRSLGKPFYLAGGYGSPEGLRAAHEAGAAGIQVGSLFSLADESGYPPSTTRRLIRGLHNGEIEVSTDGRASSTGFPFKVLTADGTLADAEVRERRARICDLGYLREPYLDEEGRLMGRCPAEPVKTYTSRGGDREETEGRACLCNALMANIGLGQQRGTRAEPPLFTGGDALEDLPLGSAEDPQYDADDVLNYLYEDVRPPRVSSPLRRPQPAD
- a CDS encoding RrF2 family transcriptional regulator, whose translation is MSTPQRSFHGPNVQMLLSKSCEYGLRAMLYLGTLDQEAAEADEGSGATREYVSIQTVSDDLEIGFSFLTKVFQQLNDAGLLTSKRGPGGGVALTRAPGATSLYEIVVAIDGNDLFQECVLGLPGCGEAEPCPLHEHWTEERDRMKTTFQRTTLSEVPDVRLTPFIDDLAEAEEAST
- a CDS encoding LytR/AlgR family response regulator transcription factor, which translates into the protein MRTLIVDDEPPARSLIQEYLQEVDRIEILGECGTGRAAIEAINEKAPDLVFLDVQMPGLDGFDVLERVDTLPDIIFSTAYDEYAIEAFEAGAVDYLLKPYTKARFRTAVERALERHDRDDDAYADQLATLLQEARADADEPPERLYVRRGDKIIPVDPDDVRWVEAAGDYSKLHTDETTHLSSMGIGALEDRLAPTRFMRVHRSHILAFPAIDHLYSDGSGGYKAVLDDGTTVRVSRSYASEIRDRLV
- a CDS encoding sensor histidine kinase, which translates into the protein MSSVPSSTDLDASLEDIDTQAPPKPHITWTGIGLAAVGWTLYALLYTFFIAQQEPNAPFVGLLAGQIAFVLILGLYSVPVWWVTVREMDRTGWGWVLGAHLTLGPLYAWGGLESYLFVVRAVFAPSIAAEIGAQYQWVLFGNLTVYAIQFALYHLVRNVQRLRQKERQTTELLAMAREQQVAALKAQVNPHFLFNTLNSISATLRRDPEQARNMIAKLSGMMRYALEGPDREFVPLREEIAFTRRYLDLERHRFSDRLRARMDVDADTDALDTPVPPMVLQPLVENALRHGIAPSEEGGSVTVEVTAENDELDVHVADTGVGPDAEDPLSGSTDGTGLATTTARLEHTYGPDAALRTAQNNPTGFRVWFSIPRNGTTDS
- a CDS encoding ABC transporter permease, which encodes MKAFLTLTWTESKLFLREPSATFFTLGFPLLLLFAFGAIFGNGPASAPGDVGYTTRAIPGYVALTIGSLGLLSLPITLATQRDQGILRRFRVTPLRPTTVLGTQAAVNLVMLLVSTALLLVAATIAYAVPLPSSFLLAIGALLFAGIAFLSLGFLLGALMPTARAAQSVGMALFFPMLFLSGAALPQFLFPDWLVTVSLALPLTHVTRLLQDAWLHGQWNGTAGLVLAGMGLASAVVAAWAFRWS
- a CDS encoding ABC transporter ATP-binding protein, which translates into the protein MDTALAIDGLRKAYGSTVAVDDLSLKVETDEIFGLIGPNGAGKTTAVECALGLRRPDTGTVRVLGMDPQQASPKQFYRRVGAQLQEAALPDRITVREALDLFASFYPTTTDPATLLDRWGLTDKHDAAFGALSGGQKQRLFVALALVHNPDLVVLDEISTGLDPEARRGTQELLREVQASGTTVILVTHFMDEAQALCDRVAMMDEGQCVALDTPEALIDRLDASYRVWFDAPSDLDPDSLRTTDGVQSVEVVDGHVQARGGDDLLTTVVHRLASADVLPNDLHAERATLEDVFFALTDDSSAFSSSEAHTKKRFTPPPS
- a CDS encoding tetratricopeptide repeat protein; protein product: MLPISSNALQSSVFFSTACILLIGLLACGASGPAASTTPASPAFGPSATDSLLREVKTQIRSATDTGSIDSLRQARALAKQATNSADRAALAHYYAALADYRIVNRLSEDAEDRREQVLQDALTHLKRATELDSTMADAWALLSGCYGQMMGMNPMQGMSLGPKANEAMKQAKEHGADNPRVWIIDGTSDFYAPSMFGGDEERALEKFRKAARLAEQAPADDPLMPSWGHAEAHAWIGLAHLEAGRYDQARTAFETALDLNPDYGWVQSVLLPRLNEQTG